Proteins encoded in a region of the Candidatus Nanosynbacter sp. HMT-352 genome:
- the nusG gene encoding transcription termination/antitermination protein NusG encodes MSSKRYDDSKQWYAIHTYSGYEEKVAESIRQRINGVDMADKIFDVIVPKEKQIQIRNGKRKIVEAKIFQGYVLVEMKLTDETWYIIRNTPGVTGFVGADTTPTPVSEKEIAKIKKRMGVEEPKHQIDFSEGEVVSIIDGPFKGFDGAVSEIDASKGTLKVMVSMFGRDTPVELDALQVKKV; translated from the coding sequence ATGAGTTCAAAACGATATGATGATAGTAAGCAATGGTACGCAATTCATACCTATTCTGGCTACGAAGAAAAAGTTGCCGAATCAATCCGCCAACGAATCAATGGCGTTGATATGGCTGATAAGATTTTTGACGTTATCGTGCCAAAGGAAAAGCAGATCCAGATTCGCAACGGCAAACGTAAAATTGTTGAAGCTAAGATCTTCCAGGGCTATGTCTTGGTTGAGATGAAATTGACCGACGAAACTTGGTACATCATCCGCAACACACCAGGCGTTACAGGATTTGTGGGCGCCGATACTACGCCAACTCCAGTTTCTGAAAAAGAAATTGCGAAGATTAAGAAGCGAATGGGCGTTGAAGAGCCAAAGCATCAGATTGATTTCTCAGAAGGCGAAGTTGTTTCAATCATCGACGGTCCATTCAAGGGCTTTGACGGCGCCGTGAGCGAAATTGACGCATCTAAGGGCACTTTGAAGGTTATGGTCAGTATGTTTGGTCGCGACACTCCAGTTGAGCTGGATGCCCTGCAGGTTAAAAAAGTTTAG
- the eno gene encoding phosphopyruvate hydratase yields MDITITNIQARQILDSRGNPTVEADVILSDGSFGRAAVPSGASTGSFEAVELRDGELAFGGKGVLRAVENVNGEITQTLKGSNPFDQAAIDEKMKSLDGTPNKARLGANAILAVSLAVAKAAAKSRGVELYQYVNSLAGNPTMCLPMPMINVMNGGQHALGATDFQEYMIIPTSAATFADAVRMSAEVFHALAKILKDEGYPTTVGDEGGYAPHVRNGNMEPILLLSRAIEQAGYKLGVDFGFALDVAASELYKDGKYNLATEHRILSADEMIRTYKALLERVPVLSIEDGLNEEAWEDWEKMTADLGNFAQLVGDDLLVTNVERLKRGIEEKAGNAILIKPNQIGTLTETIQAVLMAKNAGWNTVMSHRSGETEDVTISHLAVGLGTGQIKTGSMSRSERIAKYNELLRIAEKRPDLEIAHPFVK; encoded by the coding sequence ATGGATATAACAATTACAAACATACAAGCAAGACAAATTTTAGATTCGCGTGGAAATCCGACGGTTGAGGCTGACGTAATTCTGAGTGATGGTTCTTTTGGACGAGCGGCTGTTCCCTCTGGCGCTAGTACTGGGTCGTTTGAGGCGGTTGAGCTTCGGGACGGCGAGTTGGCGTTCGGCGGTAAGGGTGTGCTTCGTGCGGTCGAAAATGTCAACGGTGAGATTACGCAGACTTTGAAAGGCTCTAATCCATTTGATCAGGCTGCAATTGATGAAAAAATGAAGAGTCTGGACGGTACGCCGAATAAGGCACGTTTGGGTGCGAATGCTATTTTGGCGGTGTCGCTGGCTGTAGCGAAAGCTGCTGCTAAGTCGCGTGGCGTGGAGTTGTATCAATACGTCAATAGCTTGGCTGGAAATCCTACAATGTGCCTGCCGATGCCGATGATTAACGTGATGAACGGCGGTCAGCATGCGTTGGGTGCGACTGATTTTCAGGAATATATGATTATTCCAACTAGCGCGGCAACTTTTGCGGACGCAGTTCGAATGAGCGCGGAAGTTTTTCACGCGTTGGCAAAAATCCTGAAAGACGAAGGCTATCCTACGACGGTTGGCGATGAGGGCGGCTATGCACCTCATGTCAGGAATGGTAATATGGAGCCTATTTTATTGCTATCTCGCGCCATCGAGCAGGCTGGCTATAAATTAGGCGTGGACTTTGGTTTTGCGCTGGATGTTGCGGCGAGCGAGCTTTATAAGGACGGCAAATATAACTTGGCGACTGAACACCGAATTCTGTCAGCTGATGAAATGATTCGCACATATAAAGCCCTGTTAGAACGCGTCCCTGTTCTCTCGATTGAGGACGGATTGAACGAAGAAGCTTGGGAAGATTGGGAGAAAATGACGGCTGATTTGGGCAATTTTGCGCAATTGGTTGGCGACGATCTTTTGGTGACGAATGTCGAGCGATTGAAGCGCGGAATTGAAGAAAAGGCTGGCAATGCGATCTTAATCAAGCCGAACCAAATTGGTACGTTGACCGAGACAATTCAGGCTGTTTTGATGGCGAAGAATGCTGGCTGGAATACGGTGATGAGCCACCGATCTGGCGAGACGGAGGACGTAACGATTTCTCATTTGGCGGTCGGTTTGGGTACGGGTCAAATTAAGACTGGCTCGATGTCGCGGTCAGAGCGAATTGCTAAGTATAACGAGCTGCTGAGAATTGCGGAAAAGCGCCCAGATTTGGAGATTGCACATCCGTTTGTGAAGTAA
- a CDS encoding WhiB family transcriptional regulator, whose amino-acid sequence MSKLNNESLLEGAECAKLAPEKADRLFFQTNPNTPGQDLRGVRKTEAVEAAIAMCRKCPVLKQCLEYALQHPESTEYGIWGGTTPPQRRRISRLGKNAIKKATESAGK is encoded by the coding sequence ATGTCAAAATTGAATAACGAGAGTCTACTAGAAGGCGCCGAATGCGCGAAACTAGCCCCTGAAAAAGCTGATCGTTTATTTTTCCAGACAAACCCAAACACCCCAGGCCAAGATTTAAGAGGGGTCAGAAAAACAGAAGCCGTGGAAGCTGCCATAGCCATGTGTCGAAAATGCCCAGTCTTAAAGCAGTGCTTAGAATATGCGCTCCAACACCCAGAATCTACAGAATATGGAATTTGGGGAGGTACGACTCCCCCTCAACGCAGAAGAATATCACGATTAGGCAAAAATGCGATAAAAAAGGCGACTGAATCGGCTGGAAAATAA
- the rplA gene encoding 50S ribosomal protein L1 — protein MERRGKKYQDAAKNVEKNKLYSLDEALKLATETSPVKFDASVEIHIRLGVDPRQADQNIRSTVALPHGTGKDVRVAVFAPESEHAAAKKAGANIIGDEEFLSQLDKEELNFDILVATPQYMPKLGKYARLLGPRGLMPNPKSGTVATDVAKAVSEAKAGKVEYRVDKQAIVHLSIGKVSFGTEKLSENARAFLSSLNSQKPSSLKGVYIKSVAVATTMGPGIKVENSL, from the coding sequence TTGGAGCGCCGCGGTAAAAAATATCAGGACGCCGCAAAAAACGTTGAAAAGAACAAATTGTACAGCTTAGACGAAGCTTTGAAATTGGCCACTGAAACCAGTCCAGTCAAGTTCGACGCTAGCGTTGAAATCCACATCCGCTTGGGTGTCGACCCACGCCAAGCTGACCAAAACATCCGCTCAACCGTAGCGTTGCCACACGGTACAGGTAAGGATGTTCGCGTAGCAGTTTTTGCACCAGAATCAGAACACGCTGCCGCTAAAAAAGCTGGCGCTAACATCATTGGCGATGAAGAATTCCTAAGCCAATTGGATAAGGAAGAATTGAACTTCGACATTTTGGTTGCAACTCCGCAGTACATGCCAAAGCTTGGTAAATACGCACGTTTGCTTGGTCCACGCGGTTTGATGCCAAATCCAAAGTCAGGCACCGTTGCTACTGATGTCGCTAAAGCCGTTTCTGAAGCAAAAGCCGGAAAAGTTGAATACCGCGTTGATAAGCAAGCCATTGTTCACTTGTCAATCGGCAAGGTATCATTCGGCACTGAAAAATTGTCAGAAAACGCACGCGCATTCCTAAGCAGCTTAAACTCTCAAAAGCCATCCAGCTTAAAGGGTGTTTACATTAAGAGCGTCGCAGTCGCTACAACCATGGGCCCTGGCATTAAGGTAGAGAACTCTTTGTAA
- the rplJ gene encoding 50S ribosomal protein L10 → MAISRDKKQTLVAELTELLKDAKGTAFARYQTLTVADLQELRKAAREAGVTIKVVKNRLVRVALQEIDTYKETDTSLLVGQLVYAVSTEDEVMPAKVLDTFAKTHPALQLAGGFSGEGLAISEADVKALAGLPSKDQLVAQVVSQLLSPVHDTVNALGGNLHGLLDGIEAKATA, encoded by the coding sequence ATGGCAATTTCACGCGATAAAAAACAAACTTTGGTTGCTGAACTGACAGAGCTATTAAAAGACGCTAAGGGCACGGCTTTTGCTCGATATCAAACCCTTACCGTTGCCGACCTACAAGAACTACGCAAGGCAGCTCGCGAAGCGGGCGTTACCATCAAGGTTGTTAAAAACCGATTGGTACGCGTAGCTCTTCAGGAAATCGATACTTACAAAGAAACCGACACCAGCTTATTGGTTGGTCAATTGGTTTACGCCGTAAGTACCGAAGATGAAGTTATGCCAGCAAAGGTATTGGACACGTTTGCAAAAACACATCCAGCATTACAACTTGCAGGTGGCTTCTCAGGCGAAGGCTTGGCAATTAGCGAAGCTGACGTTAAAGCATTGGCAGGCCTACCAAGCAAAGACCAGCTCGTTGCTCAAGTGGTATCACAATTGCTATCACCAGTACACGACACAGTCAACGCGCTTGGCGGCAATTTGCACGGACTTTTGGACGGCATCGAAGCCAAAGCTACTGCTTAA
- a CDS encoding L-threonylcarbamoyladenylate synthase yields the protein MKNILDNSVISALKSGQLIIAKTDTIYGILAAANSEKAVEKLYEVKRRPLNNPVIILVADIDDIPNLTPSIKHKYQEISKNRPTTIVTKVNPNFLPHPPRNGGTLAFRVVPESPLAELIRTVGLLVAPSANPSGEEPAKNVTEAINYFHELVPIYVDSGEVADTQPSQIIRINEGGEIEFLRR from the coding sequence GTGAAGAATATTTTAGACAACAGTGTAATCTCCGCGCTTAAAAGTGGGCAATTGATAATTGCTAAAACTGATACGATTTACGGAATATTAGCCGCTGCTAATTCAGAAAAAGCCGTCGAGAAATTATACGAAGTTAAGCGGCGCCCTTTGAATAATCCGGTCATTATTTTGGTTGCGGATATTGACGACATTCCTAATCTCACGCCGTCGATCAAACACAAATATCAAGAAATCTCCAAGAACAGACCAACAACAATCGTCACCAAAGTGAATCCTAATTTTCTGCCACATCCTCCGAGGAACGGCGGAACATTGGCATTCAGAGTCGTGCCAGAATCTCCGTTAGCAGAATTAATTCGAACCGTCGGTCTTTTGGTCGCGCCCAGTGCAAATCCATCAGGAGAAGAACCGGCAAAGAACGTTACCGAAGCGATAAATTACTTCCACGAATTAGTGCCGATTTATGTTGATTCTGGAGAAGTCGCCGACACTCAACCGTCGCAAATTATCCGAATTAATGAGGGCGGGGAAATTGAGTTTTTAAGAAGATAA
- the rplK gene encoding 50S ribosomal protein L11: MAKKIIGNLKLRIPAGRATAGPPVGSTLGQWGLNMMDFINPFNDATKDMMGKDVIVHIQVYEDRTFTWNSLGQPVDDMIREKAGIQKGSGKPHSDKVGKITRAQLQEIAEAKKDQLNAIDIEGAMKVIAGSARSMGVEVVD, from the coding sequence ATGGCAAAGAAAATTATTGGTAATTTGAAATTACGCATTCCAGCCGGTCGAGCAACAGCAGGTCCTCCAGTGGGATCAACGCTTGGTCAGTGGGGACTAAACATGATGGACTTTATCAATCCATTCAATGACGCTACAAAAGATATGATGGGTAAGGATGTAATTGTCCACATTCAAGTTTACGAAGACCGAACATTTACTTGGAACTCACTTGGTCAGCCAGTTGACGATATGATTCGCGAAAAAGCTGGAATCCAAAAGGGTAGTGGCAAGCCACACTCAGACAAGGTCGGTAAGATTACTCGTGCGCAATTGCAAGAAATCGCTGAGGCGAAAAAAGACCAATTGAACGCAATCGACATCGAAGGAGCAATGAAAGTTATCGCCGGATCAGCACGCTCAATGGGCGTTGAAGTCGTCGACTAA